In a genomic window of Anomalospiza imberbis isolate Cuckoo-Finch-1a 21T00152 chromosome 5, ASM3175350v1, whole genome shotgun sequence:
- the PDE3A gene encoding cGMP-inhibited 3',5'-cyclic phosphodiesterase 3A isoform X4: MKLMGHSEWDHKRGPRGSQSSGTSITVDIAVMGEAHGLITDLLADPSLPPNVCTSLRTVSNLLNTQLTFQAIHKPRVNPLVSFSENYTCSDSEECPEKGEKLAIPKRLRRSLPPGLLRRVSSTWTTTTSATGLPTLEPAPVRRDRSASIKPHESSSSSSDSWNSSILMTITKSRSFSTSYAVSSTNHLNAKRQSRQGIPPNISPLTSPCHSPIQGTPATSPTGKTSSVSFPEPTDTDTKQGLKPHKVLTSTQSAPSLSDPIISPSIICSSCGRPYNQIEAGNGTLNRNDATTHTLNRTDDAAQATSDYETNNSDSSDIVQNDDDADCSKEQPRKGSGCRSYTPETIILHPLTPPEDKPVLAPEPLVMDNLDPLMEQLNNWNFPIFDLVEKIGKKCGRILSQVSYRLFDDMGLFETFKIPVREFMNYFHALECGYREIPYHNRIHATDVLHAVWYLTTQPIPGLPTVINDHGSASDSDSDSGITHGHMGYVFSKTYTPTDDSYGCLAGNIPALELMALYVAAAMHDYDHPGRTNAFLVATSAPQAVLYNDRSVLENHHAAAAWNLFMSRPEYNFLVNLDHVEFKHFRFLVIEAILATDLKKHFDFVAKFNAKVNDDVGIDWTNENDRLLVCQMCIKLADINGPAKCKDLHLQWTEGIVNEFYEQGDEEASLGLPISPFMDRSAPQLAHLQESFITHIVGPLCNSYDSAGLMPGKWIEESDESGDTDEQEEEETAEMETCENAESRKKKFKRRKIYCQITQHLLQNHKMWQKVIEDEERLAGSEKQGTEQSPLHQSSEQIQAIREEEEEKGKAKKDEEENTIVEPNQ; the protein is encoded by the exons TCTTCTGGCACCAGCATCACGGTGGACATCGCTGTCATGGGAGAAGCACACGGGCTCATCACAGACCTCCTGGCCGATCCTTCGCTGCCCCCCAACGTCTGCACATCGCTGAGAACAGTGAGCAACCTGCTCAACACACAGCTGACCTTCCAGGCCATCCACAAGCCAAGGGTGAATCCCTTGGTGTCCTTCAGTGAGAACTACACCTGCTCCGACTCAGAGGAGTGTcctgagaaaggagagaaactAGCAATTCCCAAG CGCTTACGGAGAAGTTTGCCTCCAGGACTGCTGAGACGAGTGTCCTCAACCTGGACCACAACGACatcagccacaggactgcccaCTCTGGAGCCAGCTCCAGTGAGAAGGGACCGCAGCGCCAGCATCAAACCCCACGAATCTTCTTCCTCCAG CTCTGACTCCTGGAACAGTTCCATTCTGATGACAATCACGAAGAGTAGGTCCTTCTCCACCTCCTACGCCGTGTCCTCTACCAACCACCTGAATGCCAAAAGGCAGAGCCGGCAAG GTATCCCACCAAATATTTCACCTCTCACTTCCCCGTGCCATTCACCGATTCAGGGGACGCCTGCCACGAGTCCTACTGGAAAAACATCTTCTGTGTCATTTCCAGAGCCTACAGACACTGACACCAAGCAGGGCCTAAAGCCACACAAAGTCTTAACTTCTACTCAGAGTGCACCTAGCCTGTCAGACCCTATTATCAGCCCCTCCATCATCTGCAGCAG CTGTGGCAGACCCTACAACCAAATAGAAGCTGGCAATGGGACACTAAATAGAAATGATGCTACTACACACACCCTGAACAGAACAG ATGATGCTGCTCAAGCCACTTCTGACTACGAGACCAACAACAGTGACAGCAGTGACATCGTGCAGAACGATGACGACGCGGATTGCTCCAAGGAGCAGCCACGGAAGGGATCTGGCTGTAGGTCCTACACACCCGAGACCATCATCCTGCATCCCTTGACACCACCTGAG GACAAGCCTGTACTGGCTCCTGAGCCTCTGGTTATGGACAACTTGGATCCCCTGATGGAGCAGCTAAATAATTGGAACTTCCCAATCTTTGATTTGgtggaaaaaattgggaagaaaTGTGGTCGGATTCTCAGCCAG gtaTCATACAGGCTTTTTGATGACATGGGGCTGTTTGAAACCTTTAAAATACCAGTGAGGGAATTTATGAACTACTTTCATGCCTTGGAGTGTGGATACCGAGAGATACCTT ATCACAACCGAATCCATGCCACTGATGTTCTACACGCCGTGTGGTACCTCACaacccagcccatcccaggaCTCCCAACTGTGATCAATGACCACGGCTCAGCAAGTGACTCAG ATTCTGACAGTGGAATCACTCACGGCCACATGGGATATGTGTTTTCAAAGACATACACACCTACAGATGACAGCTACGGATGCCTGGCTGGCAACATCCCTGCCCTGGAGCTCATGGCTCTTTATGTAGCTGCAGCCATGCATGATTATGATCACCCAGGAAGGACCAATGCCTTCTTGGTAGCAACGAGTGCTCCTCAG GCGGTGCTGTACAACGACCGCTCCGTGCTGGAGAACCACCacgctgctgctgcctggaacCTCTTCATGTCCAGGCCAGAGTACAACTTCCTGGTCAACCTGGACCACGTGGAGTTCAAGCATTTCCGCTTCCTCGTCATCGAGGCCATTCTGGCTACTGACCTGAAGAAGCACTTTGATTTCGTTGCCAAGTTCAACGCCAAG GTGAACGATGATGTTGGAATTGACTGGACCAACGAGAACGACCGCTTGCTGGTTTGTCAGATGTGCATCAAACTGGCTGACATCAACGGGCCTGCCAAATGCAAGGACTTGCACCTGCAGTGGACAGAAGGCATCGTCAATGAGTTTTATGAACAG GGTGATGAAGAGGCCAGCCTGGGCCTGCCCATCAGCCCTTTCATGGACCgctctgctcctcagctggCACACCTCCAGGAATCCTTCATCACTCACATCGTGGGACCACTCTGTAACTCCTATGACTCAGCAGGGCTGATGCCAGGAAAATGGATAGAGGAGAGTGACGAGTCAGGAGACACTGATGAGCAAGAAGAGGAGGAAACAGCAGAAATGGAAACTTGTGAAAATGCCGAATCTA GAAAGAAGAAGTTCAAGAGGAGGAAAATCTACTGTCAGATCACTCAGCACCTGCTTCAGAACCACAAGATGTGGCAGAAAGTGATTGAGGATGAGGAGAGGTTAGCTGGGTCAGAGAAGCAAGGCACGGAGCAATCCCCACTGCACCAATCTTCAGAACAAATCCAGGCCAtcagggaagaggaggaagagaaagggaaggcCAAGAAGGATGAAGAGGAGAACACAATTGTAGAACCAAACCAATGA
- the PDE3A gene encoding cGMP-inhibited 3',5'-cyclic phosphodiesterase 3A isoform X5, with the protein MGHSEWDHKRGPRGSQSSGTSITVDIAVMGEAHGLITDLLADPSLPPNVCTSLRTVSNLLNTQLTFQAIHKPRVNPLVSFSENYTCSDSEECPEKGEKLAIPKRLRRSLPPGLLRRVSSTWTTTTSATGLPTLEPAPVRRDRSASIKPHESSSSSSDSWNSSILMTITKSRSFSTSYAVSSTNHLNAKRQSRQGIPPNISPLTSPCHSPIQGTPATSPTGKTSSVSFPEPTDTDTKQGLKPHKVLTSTQSAPSLSDPIISPSIICSSCGRPYNQIEAGNGTLNRNDATTHTLNRTDDAAQATSDYETNNSDSSDIVQNDDDADCSKEQPRKGSGCRSYTPETIILHPLTPPEDKPVLAPEPLVMDNLDPLMEQLNNWNFPIFDLVEKIGKKCGRILSQVSYRLFDDMGLFETFKIPVREFMNYFHALECGYREIPYHNRIHATDVLHAVWYLTTQPIPGLPTVINDHGSASDSDSDSGITHGHMGYVFSKTYTPTDDSYGCLAGNIPALELMALYVAAAMHDYDHPGRTNAFLVATSAPQAVLYNDRSVLENHHAAAAWNLFMSRPEYNFLVNLDHVEFKHFRFLVIEAILATDLKKHFDFVAKFNAKVNDDVGIDWTNENDRLLVCQMCIKLADINGPAKCKDLHLQWTEGIVNEFYEQGDEEASLGLPISPFMDRSAPQLAHLQESFITHIVGPLCNSYDSAGLMPGKWIEESDESGDTDEQEEEETAEMETCENAESRKKKFKRRKIYCQITQHLLQNHKMWQKVIEDEERLAGSEKQGTEQSPLHQSSEQIQAIREEEEEKGKAKKDEEENTIVEPNQ; encoded by the exons TCTTCTGGCACCAGCATCACGGTGGACATCGCTGTCATGGGAGAAGCACACGGGCTCATCACAGACCTCCTGGCCGATCCTTCGCTGCCCCCCAACGTCTGCACATCGCTGAGAACAGTGAGCAACCTGCTCAACACACAGCTGACCTTCCAGGCCATCCACAAGCCAAGGGTGAATCCCTTGGTGTCCTTCAGTGAGAACTACACCTGCTCCGACTCAGAGGAGTGTcctgagaaaggagagaaactAGCAATTCCCAAG CGCTTACGGAGAAGTTTGCCTCCAGGACTGCTGAGACGAGTGTCCTCAACCTGGACCACAACGACatcagccacaggactgcccaCTCTGGAGCCAGCTCCAGTGAGAAGGGACCGCAGCGCCAGCATCAAACCCCACGAATCTTCTTCCTCCAG CTCTGACTCCTGGAACAGTTCCATTCTGATGACAATCACGAAGAGTAGGTCCTTCTCCACCTCCTACGCCGTGTCCTCTACCAACCACCTGAATGCCAAAAGGCAGAGCCGGCAAG GTATCCCACCAAATATTTCACCTCTCACTTCCCCGTGCCATTCACCGATTCAGGGGACGCCTGCCACGAGTCCTACTGGAAAAACATCTTCTGTGTCATTTCCAGAGCCTACAGACACTGACACCAAGCAGGGCCTAAAGCCACACAAAGTCTTAACTTCTACTCAGAGTGCACCTAGCCTGTCAGACCCTATTATCAGCCCCTCCATCATCTGCAGCAG CTGTGGCAGACCCTACAACCAAATAGAAGCTGGCAATGGGACACTAAATAGAAATGATGCTACTACACACACCCTGAACAGAACAG ATGATGCTGCTCAAGCCACTTCTGACTACGAGACCAACAACAGTGACAGCAGTGACATCGTGCAGAACGATGACGACGCGGATTGCTCCAAGGAGCAGCCACGGAAGGGATCTGGCTGTAGGTCCTACACACCCGAGACCATCATCCTGCATCCCTTGACACCACCTGAG GACAAGCCTGTACTGGCTCCTGAGCCTCTGGTTATGGACAACTTGGATCCCCTGATGGAGCAGCTAAATAATTGGAACTTCCCAATCTTTGATTTGgtggaaaaaattgggaagaaaTGTGGTCGGATTCTCAGCCAG gtaTCATACAGGCTTTTTGATGACATGGGGCTGTTTGAAACCTTTAAAATACCAGTGAGGGAATTTATGAACTACTTTCATGCCTTGGAGTGTGGATACCGAGAGATACCTT ATCACAACCGAATCCATGCCACTGATGTTCTACACGCCGTGTGGTACCTCACaacccagcccatcccaggaCTCCCAACTGTGATCAATGACCACGGCTCAGCAAGTGACTCAG ATTCTGACAGTGGAATCACTCACGGCCACATGGGATATGTGTTTTCAAAGACATACACACCTACAGATGACAGCTACGGATGCCTGGCTGGCAACATCCCTGCCCTGGAGCTCATGGCTCTTTATGTAGCTGCAGCCATGCATGATTATGATCACCCAGGAAGGACCAATGCCTTCTTGGTAGCAACGAGTGCTCCTCAG GCGGTGCTGTACAACGACCGCTCCGTGCTGGAGAACCACCacgctgctgctgcctggaacCTCTTCATGTCCAGGCCAGAGTACAACTTCCTGGTCAACCTGGACCACGTGGAGTTCAAGCATTTCCGCTTCCTCGTCATCGAGGCCATTCTGGCTACTGACCTGAAGAAGCACTTTGATTTCGTTGCCAAGTTCAACGCCAAG GTGAACGATGATGTTGGAATTGACTGGACCAACGAGAACGACCGCTTGCTGGTTTGTCAGATGTGCATCAAACTGGCTGACATCAACGGGCCTGCCAAATGCAAGGACTTGCACCTGCAGTGGACAGAAGGCATCGTCAATGAGTTTTATGAACAG GGTGATGAAGAGGCCAGCCTGGGCCTGCCCATCAGCCCTTTCATGGACCgctctgctcctcagctggCACACCTCCAGGAATCCTTCATCACTCACATCGTGGGACCACTCTGTAACTCCTATGACTCAGCAGGGCTGATGCCAGGAAAATGGATAGAGGAGAGTGACGAGTCAGGAGACACTGATGAGCAAGAAGAGGAGGAAACAGCAGAAATGGAAACTTGTGAAAATGCCGAATCTA GAAAGAAGAAGTTCAAGAGGAGGAAAATCTACTGTCAGATCACTCAGCACCTGCTTCAGAACCACAAGATGTGGCAGAAAGTGATTGAGGATGAGGAGAGGTTAGCTGGGTCAGAGAAGCAAGGCACGGAGCAATCCCCACTGCACCAATCTTCAGAACAAATCCAGGCCAtcagggaagaggaggaagagaaagggaaggcCAAGAAGGATGAAGAGGAGAACACAATTGTAGAACCAAACCAATGA
- the PDE3A gene encoding cGMP-inhibited 3',5'-cyclic phosphodiesterase 3A isoform X3 produces the protein MMSRKSLYLLKRRWESIPAADQSSGTSITVDIAVMGEAHGLITDLLADPSLPPNVCTSLRTVSNLLNTQLTFQAIHKPRVNPLVSFSENYTCSDSEECPEKGEKLAIPKRLRRSLPPGLLRRVSSTWTTTTSATGLPTLEPAPVRRDRSASIKPHESSSSSSDSWNSSILMTITKSRSFSTSYAVSSTNHLNAKRQSRQGIPPNISPLTSPCHSPIQGTPATSPTGKTSSVSFPEPTDTDTKQGLKPHKVLTSTQSAPSLSDPIISPSIICSSCGRPYNQIEAGNGTLNRNDATTHTLNRTDDAAQATSDYETNNSDSSDIVQNDDDADCSKEQPRKGSGCRSYTPETIILHPLTPPEDKPVLAPEPLVMDNLDPLMEQLNNWNFPIFDLVEKIGKKCGRILSQVSYRLFDDMGLFETFKIPVREFMNYFHALECGYREIPYHNRIHATDVLHAVWYLTTQPIPGLPTVINDHGSASDSDSDSGITHGHMGYVFSKTYTPTDDSYGCLAGNIPALELMALYVAAAMHDYDHPGRTNAFLVATSAPQAVLYNDRSVLENHHAAAAWNLFMSRPEYNFLVNLDHVEFKHFRFLVIEAILATDLKKHFDFVAKFNAKVNDDVGIDWTNENDRLLVCQMCIKLADINGPAKCKDLHLQWTEGIVNEFYEQGDEEASLGLPISPFMDRSAPQLAHLQESFITHIVGPLCNSYDSAGLMPGKWIEESDESGDTDEQEEEETAEMETCENAESRKKKFKRRKIYCQITQHLLQNHKMWQKVIEDEERLAGSEKQGTEQSPLHQSSEQIQAIREEEEEKGKAKKDEEENTIVEPNQ, from the exons TCTTCTGGCACCAGCATCACGGTGGACATCGCTGTCATGGGAGAAGCACACGGGCTCATCACAGACCTCCTGGCCGATCCTTCGCTGCCCCCCAACGTCTGCACATCGCTGAGAACAGTGAGCAACCTGCTCAACACACAGCTGACCTTCCAGGCCATCCACAAGCCAAGGGTGAATCCCTTGGTGTCCTTCAGTGAGAACTACACCTGCTCCGACTCAGAGGAGTGTcctgagaaaggagagaaactAGCAATTCCCAAG CGCTTACGGAGAAGTTTGCCTCCAGGACTGCTGAGACGAGTGTCCTCAACCTGGACCACAACGACatcagccacaggactgcccaCTCTGGAGCCAGCTCCAGTGAGAAGGGACCGCAGCGCCAGCATCAAACCCCACGAATCTTCTTCCTCCAG CTCTGACTCCTGGAACAGTTCCATTCTGATGACAATCACGAAGAGTAGGTCCTTCTCCACCTCCTACGCCGTGTCCTCTACCAACCACCTGAATGCCAAAAGGCAGAGCCGGCAAG GTATCCCACCAAATATTTCACCTCTCACTTCCCCGTGCCATTCACCGATTCAGGGGACGCCTGCCACGAGTCCTACTGGAAAAACATCTTCTGTGTCATTTCCAGAGCCTACAGACACTGACACCAAGCAGGGCCTAAAGCCACACAAAGTCTTAACTTCTACTCAGAGTGCACCTAGCCTGTCAGACCCTATTATCAGCCCCTCCATCATCTGCAGCAG CTGTGGCAGACCCTACAACCAAATAGAAGCTGGCAATGGGACACTAAATAGAAATGATGCTACTACACACACCCTGAACAGAACAG ATGATGCTGCTCAAGCCACTTCTGACTACGAGACCAACAACAGTGACAGCAGTGACATCGTGCAGAACGATGACGACGCGGATTGCTCCAAGGAGCAGCCACGGAAGGGATCTGGCTGTAGGTCCTACACACCCGAGACCATCATCCTGCATCCCTTGACACCACCTGAG GACAAGCCTGTACTGGCTCCTGAGCCTCTGGTTATGGACAACTTGGATCCCCTGATGGAGCAGCTAAATAATTGGAACTTCCCAATCTTTGATTTGgtggaaaaaattgggaagaaaTGTGGTCGGATTCTCAGCCAG gtaTCATACAGGCTTTTTGATGACATGGGGCTGTTTGAAACCTTTAAAATACCAGTGAGGGAATTTATGAACTACTTTCATGCCTTGGAGTGTGGATACCGAGAGATACCTT ATCACAACCGAATCCATGCCACTGATGTTCTACACGCCGTGTGGTACCTCACaacccagcccatcccaggaCTCCCAACTGTGATCAATGACCACGGCTCAGCAAGTGACTCAG ATTCTGACAGTGGAATCACTCACGGCCACATGGGATATGTGTTTTCAAAGACATACACACCTACAGATGACAGCTACGGATGCCTGGCTGGCAACATCCCTGCCCTGGAGCTCATGGCTCTTTATGTAGCTGCAGCCATGCATGATTATGATCACCCAGGAAGGACCAATGCCTTCTTGGTAGCAACGAGTGCTCCTCAG GCGGTGCTGTACAACGACCGCTCCGTGCTGGAGAACCACCacgctgctgctgcctggaacCTCTTCATGTCCAGGCCAGAGTACAACTTCCTGGTCAACCTGGACCACGTGGAGTTCAAGCATTTCCGCTTCCTCGTCATCGAGGCCATTCTGGCTACTGACCTGAAGAAGCACTTTGATTTCGTTGCCAAGTTCAACGCCAAG GTGAACGATGATGTTGGAATTGACTGGACCAACGAGAACGACCGCTTGCTGGTTTGTCAGATGTGCATCAAACTGGCTGACATCAACGGGCCTGCCAAATGCAAGGACTTGCACCTGCAGTGGACAGAAGGCATCGTCAATGAGTTTTATGAACAG GGTGATGAAGAGGCCAGCCTGGGCCTGCCCATCAGCCCTTTCATGGACCgctctgctcctcagctggCACACCTCCAGGAATCCTTCATCACTCACATCGTGGGACCACTCTGTAACTCCTATGACTCAGCAGGGCTGATGCCAGGAAAATGGATAGAGGAGAGTGACGAGTCAGGAGACACTGATGAGCAAGAAGAGGAGGAAACAGCAGAAATGGAAACTTGTGAAAATGCCGAATCTA GAAAGAAGAAGTTCAAGAGGAGGAAAATCTACTGTCAGATCACTCAGCACCTGCTTCAGAACCACAAGATGTGGCAGAAAGTGATTGAGGATGAGGAGAGGTTAGCTGGGTCAGAGAAGCAAGGCACGGAGCAATCCCCACTGCACCAATCTTCAGAACAAATCCAGGCCAtcagggaagaggaggaagagaaagggaaggcCAAGAAGGATGAAGAGGAGAACACAATTGTAGAACCAAACCAATGA
- the PDE3A gene encoding cGMP-inhibited 3',5'-cyclic phosphodiesterase 3A isoform X6 has product MGEAHGLITDLLADPSLPPNVCTSLRTVSNLLNTQLTFQAIHKPRVNPLVSFSENYTCSDSEECPEKGEKLAIPKRLRRSLPPGLLRRVSSTWTTTTSATGLPTLEPAPVRRDRSASIKPHESSSSSSDSWNSSILMTITKSRSFSTSYAVSSTNHLNAKRQSRQGIPPNISPLTSPCHSPIQGTPATSPTGKTSSVSFPEPTDTDTKQGLKPHKVLTSTQSAPSLSDPIISPSIICSSCGRPYNQIEAGNGTLNRNDATTHTLNRTDDAAQATSDYETNNSDSSDIVQNDDDADCSKEQPRKGSGCRSYTPETIILHPLTPPEDKPVLAPEPLVMDNLDPLMEQLNNWNFPIFDLVEKIGKKCGRILSQVSYRLFDDMGLFETFKIPVREFMNYFHALECGYREIPYHNRIHATDVLHAVWYLTTQPIPGLPTVINDHGSASDSDSDSGITHGHMGYVFSKTYTPTDDSYGCLAGNIPALELMALYVAAAMHDYDHPGRTNAFLVATSAPQAVLYNDRSVLENHHAAAAWNLFMSRPEYNFLVNLDHVEFKHFRFLVIEAILATDLKKHFDFVAKFNAKVNDDVGIDWTNENDRLLVCQMCIKLADINGPAKCKDLHLQWTEGIVNEFYEQGDEEASLGLPISPFMDRSAPQLAHLQESFITHIVGPLCNSYDSAGLMPGKWIEESDESGDTDEQEEEETAEMETCENAESRKKKFKRRKIYCQITQHLLQNHKMWQKVIEDEERLAGSEKQGTEQSPLHQSSEQIQAIREEEEEKGKAKKDEEENTIVEPNQ; this is encoded by the exons ATGGGAGAAGCACACGGGCTCATCACAGACCTCCTGGCCGATCCTTCGCTGCCCCCCAACGTCTGCACATCGCTGAGAACAGTGAGCAACCTGCTCAACACACAGCTGACCTTCCAGGCCATCCACAAGCCAAGGGTGAATCCCTTGGTGTCCTTCAGTGAGAACTACACCTGCTCCGACTCAGAGGAGTGTcctgagaaaggagagaaactAGCAATTCCCAAG CGCTTACGGAGAAGTTTGCCTCCAGGACTGCTGAGACGAGTGTCCTCAACCTGGACCACAACGACatcagccacaggactgcccaCTCTGGAGCCAGCTCCAGTGAGAAGGGACCGCAGCGCCAGCATCAAACCCCACGAATCTTCTTCCTCCAG CTCTGACTCCTGGAACAGTTCCATTCTGATGACAATCACGAAGAGTAGGTCCTTCTCCACCTCCTACGCCGTGTCCTCTACCAACCACCTGAATGCCAAAAGGCAGAGCCGGCAAG GTATCCCACCAAATATTTCACCTCTCACTTCCCCGTGCCATTCACCGATTCAGGGGACGCCTGCCACGAGTCCTACTGGAAAAACATCTTCTGTGTCATTTCCAGAGCCTACAGACACTGACACCAAGCAGGGCCTAAAGCCACACAAAGTCTTAACTTCTACTCAGAGTGCACCTAGCCTGTCAGACCCTATTATCAGCCCCTCCATCATCTGCAGCAG CTGTGGCAGACCCTACAACCAAATAGAAGCTGGCAATGGGACACTAAATAGAAATGATGCTACTACACACACCCTGAACAGAACAG ATGATGCTGCTCAAGCCACTTCTGACTACGAGACCAACAACAGTGACAGCAGTGACATCGTGCAGAACGATGACGACGCGGATTGCTCCAAGGAGCAGCCACGGAAGGGATCTGGCTGTAGGTCCTACACACCCGAGACCATCATCCTGCATCCCTTGACACCACCTGAG GACAAGCCTGTACTGGCTCCTGAGCCTCTGGTTATGGACAACTTGGATCCCCTGATGGAGCAGCTAAATAATTGGAACTTCCCAATCTTTGATTTGgtggaaaaaattgggaagaaaTGTGGTCGGATTCTCAGCCAG gtaTCATACAGGCTTTTTGATGACATGGGGCTGTTTGAAACCTTTAAAATACCAGTGAGGGAATTTATGAACTACTTTCATGCCTTGGAGTGTGGATACCGAGAGATACCTT ATCACAACCGAATCCATGCCACTGATGTTCTACACGCCGTGTGGTACCTCACaacccagcccatcccaggaCTCCCAACTGTGATCAATGACCACGGCTCAGCAAGTGACTCAG ATTCTGACAGTGGAATCACTCACGGCCACATGGGATATGTGTTTTCAAAGACATACACACCTACAGATGACAGCTACGGATGCCTGGCTGGCAACATCCCTGCCCTGGAGCTCATGGCTCTTTATGTAGCTGCAGCCATGCATGATTATGATCACCCAGGAAGGACCAATGCCTTCTTGGTAGCAACGAGTGCTCCTCAG GCGGTGCTGTACAACGACCGCTCCGTGCTGGAGAACCACCacgctgctgctgcctggaacCTCTTCATGTCCAGGCCAGAGTACAACTTCCTGGTCAACCTGGACCACGTGGAGTTCAAGCATTTCCGCTTCCTCGTCATCGAGGCCATTCTGGCTACTGACCTGAAGAAGCACTTTGATTTCGTTGCCAAGTTCAACGCCAAG GTGAACGATGATGTTGGAATTGACTGGACCAACGAGAACGACCGCTTGCTGGTTTGTCAGATGTGCATCAAACTGGCTGACATCAACGGGCCTGCCAAATGCAAGGACTTGCACCTGCAGTGGACAGAAGGCATCGTCAATGAGTTTTATGAACAG GGTGATGAAGAGGCCAGCCTGGGCCTGCCCATCAGCCCTTTCATGGACCgctctgctcctcagctggCACACCTCCAGGAATCCTTCATCACTCACATCGTGGGACCACTCTGTAACTCCTATGACTCAGCAGGGCTGATGCCAGGAAAATGGATAGAGGAGAGTGACGAGTCAGGAGACACTGATGAGCAAGAAGAGGAGGAAACAGCAGAAATGGAAACTTGTGAAAATGCCGAATCTA GAAAGAAGAAGTTCAAGAGGAGGAAAATCTACTGTCAGATCACTCAGCACCTGCTTCAGAACCACAAGATGTGGCAGAAAGTGATTGAGGATGAGGAGAGGTTAGCTGGGTCAGAGAAGCAAGGCACGGAGCAATCCCCACTGCACCAATCTTCAGAACAAATCCAGGCCAtcagggaagaggaggaagagaaagggaaggcCAAGAAGGATGAAGAGGAGAACACAATTGTAGAACCAAACCAATGA